In the Styela clava chromosome 8, kaStyClav1.hap1.2, whole genome shotgun sequence genome, one interval contains:
- the LOC120348479 gene encoding uncharacterized protein LOC120348479: MEMNDFFCQQCGKNFKLKWNLKEHMRTDTEEITYTCEQCEKDSSRLFQSQEHDRTDTGQKPYICKRCGKGFSRSSDLRVHERTHTGEKPYICKQCGKRFSALSNLRVHERIHTGEKPYYCKQCGKCFSASSVLRAHERTHTGKKPYICKQCGKCLSRSSDLRVHERTHTGEKPYVCKQCGKRFPRSSDLRVHERTHTGEKPYVCKQCGKRFSDSSNLRVHEQTHTGEKPYVCKQCKKSFSRLSHLKSHELTHTGEKPYVCKQCGKGFSRLSSLKSHKLTHTGEKPYVCEQCGKGFSRLSRLKSHARTHTGEKPYVCKHCGKGFSQSFNLKVHESTHTEEKPYVCNQCGKCFSQSSYLKVHKSIHTEEKPYVCKQCGKSFSRLCHLKVHKITHTGEKPFACEQCGKYFSSKSNLQRHLLIHTGKKSCL, encoded by the coding sequence ATGGAGATGAACGATTTTTTCTGCCAGCAATGTGGAAAGAACTTCAAATTAAAATGGAATTTAAAAGAGCATATGAGAACTGATACCGAAGAAATAACTTATACTTGTGAGCAATGCGAAAAGGATTCCTCGCGATTATTTCAATCACAAGAGCATGATCGAACTGATACCGGACAAAAGCCTTATATTTGTAAACGATGTGGGAAGGGTTTTTCACGATCATCTGATTTACGAGTacatgagcgaactcatactggagaaaaaccgtatatttgtaaacaatgtggaaagcgTTTTTCAGCATTATCTAATTTACGAGTACATGAGCGaattcatactggagaaaaaccgtattattgtaaacaatgtgggaaGTGTTTTTCGGCATCATCTGTTTTACGAGCacatgagcgaactcatactggaaAAAAACcgtatatttgtaaacaatgtgggaaGTGTTTATCACGATCATCTGATTTACGAGTacatgagcgaactcatactggagaaaaaccgtatgtttgtaaacaatgtgggaaGCGTTTTCCACGATCATCTGATTTACGAGTacatgagcgaactcatactggagaaaaaccgtatgtttgtaaacaatgtgggaaGCGTTTTTCAGATTCATCTAATTTACGAGTACATGAGCaaactcatactggagaaaaaccatatgtttgtaaacaatgcaAAAAGAGTTTTTCGCGATTATCTCATCTAAAATCGCATGAGCTAACTCATACAGGAGAGAAACCATacgtttgtaaacaatgtggaaagggtTTTTCGCGATTATCTTCTCTAAAATCGCATAAGCTAACTCATACAGGAGAAAAACCATACGTATGTGAACAATGTGGGAAGGGATTTTCACGATTATCTCGTCTAAAATCGCATGCGCGtactcatactggagagaaaccgtACGTTTGTAAACATTGCGGGAAGGGCTTTTCACAATCGTTCAATCTAAAAGTGCATGAGTCAACTCATACAGAAGAAAAACCGTACGTTTGTAACCaatgtggaaaatgtttttcaCAATCCTCTTATCTAAAAGTGCATAAGTCAATTCATACAGAAGAAAAACCATacgtttgtaaacaatgtgggaaGAGTTTTTCACGATTATGTCATCTAAAAGTGCATAAGATAACTCATACAGGAGAAAAACCTTTTGCTTGTGAACAATGTGGAAAATATTTCtcatcaaaatcaaatttacaaAGACATCTGCTAATCCATACAGGCAAGAAGTCTTGTTTGTAA